A single window of Usitatibacter rugosus DNA harbors:
- a CDS encoding FAD-dependent monooxygenase: MFAANALVAQGLHVSVHEQASALGEIGAGVYVTPNAVRHLERVGLGPAVEKWGARVGVGSCYFHHDGTPIAPVQVADAFGWNACFGMHRADLVELLAAHLPAGTVHVGHRAAAFEQDGDVARVQFANGASAEAEVVVGADGIHSELRRRVAPPSKPVFHGTVSYRGLVARERLPSWPMDRWQMWAGPSRHFLVFPVRHRTMVNYVGFVPAHEEMKESWSAPGDPAVLRREFEGWDPRIGSVLQQVDTPFRWALYDRDPLPTWTQGRLTLLGDAAHPMLPHLGQGANQSIEDGMALATILAQADTSVVPAALLAYERLRRERVAEIQQGARQNGLRLDSAHADLGVRDAELAAHAEFRKHLYTYDVVPHARAAAAGLT, translated from the coding sequence TTGTTCGCCGCCAATGCACTGGTCGCACAGGGCCTCCACGTTTCGGTCCATGAGCAGGCCTCCGCGCTGGGCGAGATCGGGGCCGGTGTCTATGTGACGCCGAATGCGGTCCGCCACCTGGAGCGAGTGGGCCTCGGGCCCGCCGTCGAGAAGTGGGGTGCGCGAGTCGGCGTCGGGTCCTGCTACTTCCACCATGACGGCACGCCGATCGCCCCGGTGCAGGTGGCGGACGCCTTCGGTTGGAACGCGTGCTTCGGGATGCATCGCGCCGACCTCGTCGAGCTCCTCGCGGCCCACCTGCCCGCCGGCACGGTGCATGTCGGCCACCGCGCTGCCGCTTTCGAGCAGGACGGCGACGTGGCCCGAGTCCAGTTCGCCAACGGCGCGAGCGCCGAAGCCGAAGTCGTGGTGGGTGCCGACGGAATCCACTCGGAGCTGCGGCGCCGCGTCGCCCCGCCCTCGAAGCCCGTCTTTCACGGCACGGTTTCGTATCGGGGCCTGGTGGCGCGCGAGCGCCTGCCGAGCTGGCCGATGGATCGCTGGCAGATGTGGGCAGGTCCCTCCCGGCACTTCCTCGTCTTCCCGGTTCGCCACCGGACGATGGTCAACTATGTCGGTTTCGTGCCCGCCCACGAGGAGATGAAGGAGTCCTGGTCCGCGCCCGGGGATCCGGCCGTGTTGCGCCGCGAGTTCGAAGGTTGGGACCCGCGTATCGGGAGCGTGCTCCAGCAAGTCGACACCCCGTTTCGGTGGGCGCTGTACGACCGCGATCCGTTGCCGACGTGGACCCAGGGCCGGCTCACGCTGCTCGGGGACGCGGCGCATCCGATGCTGCCCCACCTGGGCCAGGGGGCCAACCAGTCGATCGAGGACGGCATGGCGCTCGCCACGATCCTGGCGCAGGCGGACACCTCTGTGGTCCCCGCGGCGCTCCTGGCCTACGAGCGATTGCGCCGCGAGCGTGTGGCGGAAATCCAGCAGGGCGCGCGGCAGAACGGCCTGCGCCTCGATTCGGCCCACGCCGATCTAGGCGTCCGCGATGCAGAGCTCGCTGCCCACGCGGAATTCCGCAAGCACCTGTACACCTACGACGTGGTGCCCCATGCGCGCGCAGCGGCGGCAGGCCTCACTTGA
- a CDS encoding helix-turn-helix domain-containing protein: MSQNNAGRELGIVNGPEELGAAVRRARLALGLTPEQAAERAGVSPKTLMELEQGAWDMTMAEAFNVINNIGLELVAQPMGKAVLARILTGNPEEVASALEEYYGAERPWMFP, translated from the coding sequence ATGAGCCAGAACAACGCCGGCCGCGAGCTGGGAATCGTCAACGGACCTGAAGAGCTTGGCGCCGCTGTGCGCCGAGCGCGCCTCGCCCTGGGGCTCACGCCCGAGCAGGCGGCCGAGCGCGCCGGGGTTTCCCCCAAGACGCTGATGGAGCTGGAGCAAGGCGCCTGGGACATGACGATGGCCGAGGCCTTCAACGTCATCAACAACATCGGACTCGAGCTCGTCGCCCAGCCCATGGGCAAGGCCGTCCTCGCGAGGATCCTCACGGGCAATCCGGAGGAAGTGGCTTCCGCGCTCGAGGAGTACTACGGGGCCGAGAGGCCCTGGATGTTTCCCTGA
- a CDS encoding patatin-like phospholipase family protein, with amino-acid sequence MGERDAGGGARHHRKAWLAGQVILWAALACAASLDAAAADPPVAASATPPPAPPKKIVLVLSGGGARGLAHVGVLKVLRENRIPVHLVVATSMGSIVGGAYAAGHTPEAMEAMVRDADWDLMFSARPPREDLSFRRKEDDLRLIGRTEFGIKSDGITLPRGAFGSQNLEEFLRIVARPASEIRQLDALPIPMRAVATDLETGQLVVLRDVTLVEAMRASMSIPGAFAPTTIDGRLLGDGGLVRNLPVEVARSMGADVIIAVNVGTPLLPREALSSALGVAQQMINILTEQNVGISLGALKPTDVLISPELRDVTFLDFDKGPDLIARGEAAARAALPKLAALALEPREYAFYEERRTRRRDFPEEVVEAIVVRGTQRTNPVALANEVRQRADIAEGAHVTDEQLVKASRVLYGTGEFERVDVHTEYNEGKRFVVLDVDEKPWGPNYLRVGARAVSDAKTDARFSLTLQHTRTWVNPWGAEWRNELEIGDVRRLTTSFYQPLGPGSAWFLEPIAEAIQSDYDIFRAGNHRTDRLTSGTTSVAVVAGRRLGNVGVARLGIGREWYRVEPLISSREASPVKDTGNVVKLGVTFDTLDDANFPRHGYFAAATTSTVAYGSDSSHPVQTYTAQLLYPVTIGRFTVLGIVGGGRSQDDRGGFGLGGFLNLSGTPVGAVSGSQNALAAAVMYYRMGELPRGLGGNWYLGTSLEAGNAWARRSDVTFSDVRKAVSVFLGLDTLLGPLYIGYGHTFSGGSAAYLFLGRPTDRN; translated from the coding sequence ATGGGCGAGCGAGATGCTGGTGGCGGAGCGCGCCACCATCGAAAGGCTTGGCTTGCAGGCCAAGTAATCCTCTGGGCGGCGCTCGCCTGCGCCGCCTCGCTCGACGCCGCCGCGGCCGACCCTCCGGTCGCGGCCTCCGCCACCCCTCCCCCCGCTCCGCCGAAGAAGATCGTCCTGGTTCTCTCCGGCGGCGGCGCGCGCGGGCTCGCGCACGTCGGCGTGCTGAAGGTGCTTCGCGAGAACCGCATCCCGGTGCACCTGGTCGTCGCGACGAGCATGGGCTCGATCGTCGGCGGCGCGTATGCGGCGGGCCACACGCCCGAGGCGATGGAAGCGATGGTGCGCGACGCCGACTGGGACCTGATGTTCTCCGCCCGTCCTCCGCGCGAGGACCTCTCGTTCCGCCGCAAGGAAGACGACCTGCGGTTGATCGGACGCACTGAATTCGGGATCAAGTCGGACGGCATCACGCTGCCGCGCGGCGCCTTCGGATCGCAGAACCTCGAGGAATTCCTGCGCATCGTGGCACGCCCCGCGAGCGAGATCCGCCAGCTCGACGCATTGCCCATTCCCATGCGCGCCGTGGCGACCGACCTCGAGACGGGACAGCTCGTCGTGCTGCGCGATGTCACGCTCGTCGAGGCGATGCGCGCTTCCATGTCGATCCCCGGAGCCTTCGCACCGACCACGATCGACGGGCGTCTCCTGGGCGACGGTGGCCTCGTGCGCAACCTGCCGGTGGAAGTCGCGCGCTCCATGGGCGCGGACGTGATCATCGCCGTGAACGTCGGCACGCCGCTCCTGCCGCGCGAGGCACTCTCCTCCGCGCTCGGCGTGGCGCAGCAGATGATCAACATCCTCACCGAGCAGAACGTCGGCATCTCGCTCGGGGCGCTGAAGCCCACGGACGTCCTCATCTCGCCGGAGCTTCGCGACGTCACGTTCCTCGACTTCGATAAAGGCCCCGACCTCATCGCACGCGGTGAAGCCGCCGCCCGGGCCGCATTGCCGAAGCTCGCCGCCCTCGCCCTCGAGCCCCGCGAGTACGCCTTCTACGAGGAACGCCGCACCCGCCGCCGCGATTTCCCCGAGGAAGTGGTCGAAGCCATCGTCGTGCGCGGCACGCAGCGGACCAATCCCGTGGCCCTCGCAAACGAAGTGCGGCAACGCGCCGACATCGCGGAAGGCGCCCACGTGACCGACGAGCAGCTCGTGAAGGCGAGCCGCGTGCTCTACGGAACGGGCGAGTTCGAGCGCGTCGACGTCCACACGGAATACAACGAGGGCAAGCGCTTCGTCGTGCTGGACGTGGACGAGAAACCCTGGGGGCCGAACTACTTGCGTGTCGGCGCGCGCGCCGTCTCGGACGCGAAGACCGACGCGCGCTTCTCGCTCACGCTGCAGCACACGCGCACCTGGGTGAACCCGTGGGGCGCGGAGTGGCGCAACGAGCTCGAGATCGGCGACGTGCGCCGCCTCACCACGAGCTTCTACCAGCCACTCGGCCCGGGCAGCGCGTGGTTCCTCGAGCCGATCGCCGAGGCGATCCAGTCGGACTACGACATCTTCCGCGCGGGCAACCATCGCACCGATCGCCTCACGAGCGGCACCACGTCCGTGGCGGTGGTGGCCGGACGCCGCCTCGGCAACGTAGGCGTCGCGCGCCTGGGCATCGGCCGCGAGTGGTATCGCGTGGAGCCACTGATCAGTAGCCGCGAAGCCTCGCCGGTGAAGGACACGGGCAACGTCGTCAAACTCGGCGTCACGTTCGACACGCTCGATGACGCGAACTTCCCGCGCCACGGCTACTTCGCCGCGGCGACGACGTCGACCGTGGCGTACGGCAGCGACTCGAGCCATCCGGTCCAGACGTACACCGCGCAGCTCCTCTACCCCGTCACGATCGGCCGGTTCACGGTGCTGGGCATCGTGGGCGGCGGCCGGTCGCAGGACGATCGCGGTGGCTTCGGCCTTGGAGGTTTCCTCAACCTGAGCGGCACGCCCGTGGGCGCCGTATCGGGCTCCCAGAACGCGCTCGCGGCGGCGGTCATGTACTACCGGATGGGCGAGTTGCCCCGCGGACTGGGCGGCAACTGGTACCTGGGCACCTCGCTCGAGGCGGGCAATGCGTGGGCGCGGCGCTCGGACGTGACGTTCAGCGACGTGCGCAAGGCCGTCTCCGTCTTCCTGGGCCTGGATACCCTGCTGGGCCCGCTCTACATCGGCTATGGGCACACGTTCTCGGGAGGTTCGGCCGCCTACCTGTTCCTGGGGCGCCCGACGGACCGGAATTAA
- a CDS encoding tripartite tricarboxylate transporter substrate binding protein: MPASVLRIALAAFAVLAGAGLPAAAQDFPTKPITLVCPWPAGGSTDTHLRQFAKIAAKYLGQPIIVENKPGFGGMLGPSQMAANAKPDGYTLSQLPFGAYRLPHMQKVDWDPIKDFTYIIGLTGYTFGVVVKKDSPFQTFNDFLAYAKANPGKLSYSSTGNGTSPHLLVEEVAYKSNVQLLHIPYKGNADSTQALMGGHVMAQSDASGWARFVESGDFRLLVTFGEQRAKWNAPTAKELGIDVTSISPYGIVGPKGMDPKIVKILHDAFKKTLDDPEHLAVLKQFDQVYWYKNSEDYAKWASEMLVAERATIERLGLQAK; the protein is encoded by the coding sequence ATGCCCGCTTCCGTTCTTCGCATCGCTCTCGCGGCGTTCGCCGTTCTCGCCGGTGCCGGCCTTCCGGCCGCCGCCCAGGACTTCCCCACCAAGCCGATCACGCTCGTCTGCCCGTGGCCCGCAGGCGGTTCGACGGACACGCACCTTCGCCAGTTCGCGAAGATCGCGGCCAAGTATCTCGGGCAGCCGATCATCGTCGAGAACAAACCGGGCTTCGGCGGAATGCTCGGGCCGTCGCAGATGGCGGCCAATGCGAAGCCCGATGGCTATACGCTCTCGCAGCTTCCCTTCGGCGCCTATCGACTGCCGCACATGCAGAAGGTGGACTGGGATCCGATCAAGGACTTCACGTACATCATCGGCCTCACCGGCTACACCTTCGGCGTCGTGGTGAAGAAGGACTCGCCGTTCCAGACGTTCAACGACTTCCTCGCGTATGCGAAGGCCAACCCCGGCAAGCTCTCGTATTCCTCCACGGGCAACGGCACGTCGCCGCACTTGCTCGTCGAAGAGGTCGCGTACAAGTCCAACGTGCAGCTGCTGCACATTCCGTACAAGGGCAACGCGGATTCGACGCAGGCCCTGATGGGCGGCCACGTGATGGCGCAGTCCGACGCGTCGGGCTGGGCGCGCTTCGTGGAGTCCGGCGACTTCCGGCTGCTGGTGACCTTCGGCGAGCAGCGCGCGAAGTGGAACGCGCCCACCGCGAAGGAGCTCGGCATCGACGTCACGTCGATCTCGCCCTACGGCATCGTGGGTCCCAAGGGCATGGACCCGAAGATCGTGAAGATCCTCCATGATGCGTTCAAGAAGACGCTCGACGATCCCGAGCACCTGGCCGTGCTGAAGCAGTTCGACCAGGTCTACTGGTACAAGAACTCCGAGGACTACGCGAAATGGGCGAGCGAGATGCTGGTGGCGGAGCGCGCCACCATCGAAAGGCTTGGCTTGCAGGCCAAGTAA
- a CDS encoding FAD-dependent oxidoreductase — protein MQREDAALHERLVAARTAPLTLAALAEAELLLAVAPHLDRFVANLFDIEAEWDALRAGHERLAPLFRVKRKFVQRRAMLKIKADEAATLDGPALEAEVAALIGGTFDELRFAEHVLAWQEDEAANAAALSVAERFAAWSAHTAEGRWHHRAGVLFKPPQRVDPMHLVPTVVETKPEGYTVHRLHHIRRRQGFALTDQGTDLAGALDQANYCIWCHEQGKDSCSKGLKEKPAADGTVEFKKSPFGVPLAGCPLEERISEFHKLKTEAWAIGALAMIVVDNPTVCATGHRICNDCMKACIYQRQTPVDIPQAETRTLKDVLGLPWGFEIYSLLTRWNPLNIKRPLPREATGKRVLVVGMGPAGFTLAHHLMNDGHTVVGIDGLKIEALDPAISGVTADGSRVAFKPIRDVATLQEALDERVMAGFGGVAEYGITVRWDKNFLKMARLLVERRSQFTLFGGVRFGGTLTAEDAFRLGFDHIALALGAGKPTVLDMPNGLARGVRTASDFLMGLQLTGAARKDSIANMQVRLPIVVIGGGLTAIDTATESLAYYVVQVEKFLARYEKLVAERSAGTVRNAWNEEETDVAEEFLMHAEAIRSERVAAKLEGREPRIVELLRLWGGATIAYRKRLVDSPSYTLNHEEVEKALEEGIDFAENLTPLRIDLDGEGHATSLVARSTQVEGEDREVRIPARTILIAAGTQPNTVLAREEPDYFKLDGRYFRAVDDDGNAVTPQRSAKPAVPNVLMWRDEENRFMSYFGDLHPSFFGNVVKAMGSAKQGYPVVSRVLERRPSRAAADTDAFVASLNAMLRARIHKVVRLTPKIVEVIVQAPQAARQFRPGQFYRLQNFETLAPKVDATTLVMEGLALTGAWVDRDKGLVSTIVLEMGGSSDLCASLKPGEPVVLMGPTGAPTESHPGETVVLVGGGLGNAVLFSIGAAMRESGSKVLYFAGYKKVIDRYKVAEIEAAADEVVWCCDEAPGFEPTRSGDKTYVGNIVEAMAAHGSGKLGPAKVRMQDAMRVIAIGSDGMMAAVARARHGILAPYLTPGHAAIGSINSPMQCMMKEICAQCLQPHIDPATGQVSYVFSCFNQDQPLDRVDFPGLRARLRQNSLQEKMTALWVDRSLVHLGERAADVRSAE, from the coding sequence TTGCAACGCGAAGACGCAGCCCTGCATGAACGCTTGGTCGCGGCCAGGACTGCACCCCTTACACTCGCCGCGCTCGCGGAAGCCGAGCTGCTGCTGGCCGTCGCGCCGCATTTGGACCGCTTCGTCGCAAATCTGTTCGACATCGAAGCCGAGTGGGACGCATTGCGCGCCGGCCACGAGCGTCTCGCACCCCTCTTCCGGGTGAAGCGCAAGTTCGTGCAGCGCCGCGCGATGCTGAAGATCAAGGCCGACGAGGCCGCGACGCTCGACGGTCCCGCGCTCGAAGCGGAGGTTGCCGCGTTGATCGGCGGCACGTTCGACGAGCTCCGCTTCGCCGAGCACGTTCTCGCATGGCAGGAAGACGAAGCCGCGAATGCCGCCGCACTCTCGGTGGCGGAGCGCTTCGCCGCGTGGTCCGCGCACACCGCGGAAGGGCGCTGGCACCACCGCGCCGGCGTGCTCTTCAAGCCGCCGCAGCGTGTCGATCCGATGCATCTCGTGCCCACGGTCGTCGAGACCAAGCCCGAGGGTTATACGGTGCATCGCCTGCATCACATCCGCCGGCGCCAGGGCTTCGCGCTCACGGATCAAGGGACCGATCTCGCGGGCGCCCTCGACCAGGCGAACTACTGCATCTGGTGCCACGAGCAGGGCAAGGACTCGTGCTCGAAGGGCCTGAAGGAAAAGCCCGCGGCCGACGGCACGGTGGAATTCAAGAAGAGCCCGTTCGGCGTGCCCCTCGCCGGTTGCCCGCTCGAGGAACGCATCTCGGAGTTCCACAAGCTGAAGACCGAAGCGTGGGCCATCGGCGCGCTGGCGATGATCGTGGTGGACAACCCGACGGTGTGCGCGACCGGCCATCGCATCTGCAACGACTGCATGAAGGCGTGCATCTACCAGCGCCAGACGCCGGTGGACATTCCGCAGGCGGAGACACGCACGCTGAAGGATGTGCTCGGCCTGCCGTGGGGCTTCGAGATCTATTCGCTCCTCACGCGCTGGAACCCGCTCAACATCAAGCGTCCCCTTCCGCGAGAGGCGACCGGCAAGCGCGTGCTCGTCGTGGGCATGGGACCGGCCGGCTTCACGCTCGCGCACCACCTCATGAACGACGGCCACACCGTGGTCGGCATCGACGGCCTCAAGATCGAGGCGCTCGATCCGGCCATCTCCGGCGTGACGGCCGATGGATCGCGCGTGGCGTTCAAGCCGATCCGGGACGTCGCGACGCTGCAGGAAGCGCTCGACGAGCGCGTGATGGCGGGCTTCGGCGGCGTCGCGGAGTACGGCATCACCGTGCGCTGGGACAAGAACTTCCTCAAGATGGCGCGCCTGCTGGTCGAGCGCCGTTCGCAGTTCACGCTCTTTGGCGGCGTACGCTTCGGCGGCACGCTCACCGCGGAAGACGCGTTCCGCCTGGGCTTCGACCACATTGCTTTGGCGCTGGGTGCAGGCAAGCCCACCGTGCTCGACATGCCCAACGGCCTCGCTCGCGGCGTACGCACGGCATCCGACTTCCTCATGGGCCTGCAGCTCACGGGCGCGGCGCGCAAGGATTCGATCGCCAACATGCAGGTGCGCCTGCCGATCGTCGTCATCGGCGGCGGCCTCACGGCCATCGACACCGCGACGGAATCGCTCGCGTACTACGTCGTTCAAGTAGAGAAGTTCCTCGCGCGCTACGAGAAGCTCGTGGCCGAGCGCAGCGCCGGTACCGTGCGCAACGCCTGGAACGAGGAAGAGACCGACGTCGCCGAGGAATTCCTCATGCACGCGGAGGCGATCCGCTCCGAACGCGTGGCGGCCAAGCTCGAAGGCCGCGAGCCGCGCATCGTCGAACTGCTGCGCCTCTGGGGCGGCGCCACGATCGCCTACCGCAAGCGCCTCGTCGACAGCCCTTCGTACACGCTGAACCATGAAGAGGTGGAGAAGGCGCTCGAGGAAGGCATCGACTTCGCGGAGAACCTCACGCCGCTTCGCATCGACCTCGACGGCGAAGGACACGCAACGTCTCTCGTCGCCCGCTCCACGCAAGTGGAAGGCGAGGATCGCGAAGTCCGCATCCCGGCCCGCACGATCCTCATCGCAGCCGGCACGCAGCCCAACACGGTGCTGGCCCGCGAGGAGCCGGACTACTTCAAGCTGGACGGCCGCTACTTCCGCGCCGTCGACGACGACGGCAACGCCGTCACGCCGCAGCGCTCCGCCAAGCCCGCCGTGCCCAACGTGCTGATGTGGCGCGACGAAGAGAACCGCTTCATGAGCTACTTCGGCGACCTCCATCCGTCCTTCTTCGGCAACGTGGTGAAGGCGATGGGCTCGGCGAAGCAGGGTTATCCCGTCGTGAGCCGCGTGCTGGAACGCCGCCCGTCGCGAGCGGCCGCGGATACGGACGCCTTCGTCGCGTCGCTGAACGCGATGCTGCGCGCGCGCATCCACAAGGTCGTGCGCCTCACGCCGAAGATCGTGGAAGTGATCGTGCAAGCCCCCCAGGCCGCGCGCCAGTTCCGCCCGGGCCAGTTCTATCGCCTGCAGAATTTCGAAACGCTCGCTCCCAAGGTCGACGCAACGACCCTCGTGATGGAAGGCCTCGCGCTAACCGGCGCGTGGGTTGATCGCGACAAAGGCCTCGTCTCCACGATCGTGCTGGAGATGGGTGGCTCGAGCGACCTGTGCGCATCCCTCAAGCCCGGCGAGCCGGTCGTGCTGATGGGGCCGACGGGCGCGCCGACCGAATCGCATCCCGGAGAGACCGTCGTCCTGGTCGGCGGTGGCCTCGGCAACGCGGTGCTCTTCTCCATCGGCGCGGCGATGCGCGAGAGCGGCAGCAAGGTGCTCTACTTCGCCGGCTACAAGAAGGTGATCGACCGCTACAAGGTCGCCGAGATCGAGGCGGCGGCCGACGAGGTCGTCTGGTGCTGCGACGAGGCGCCCGGCTTCGAGCCCACGCGCTCCGGCGACAAGACGTACGTCGGCAACATCGTCGAGGCGATGGCCGCGCATGGCTCGGGAAAGCTCGGGCCCGCCAAGGTACGCATGCAGGATGCAATGCGCGTGATCGCGATCGGCTCCGATGGAATGATGGCGGCCGTCGCGAGAGCACGGCACGGCATCCTCGCGCCGTATCTCACGCCGGGACACGCGGCGATCGGCTCCATCAACTCGCCGATGCAATGCATGATGAAAGAGATCTGTGCGCAGTGCCTGCAGCCGCACATCGATCCCGCGACGGGCCAGGTGAGCTACGTGTTCTCGTGCTTCAACCAGGACCAGCCGCTCGACCGCGTGGACTTCCCCGGCTTGCGAGCACGACTGCGGCAGAATTCGCTGCAGGAAAAGATGACGGCGCTGTGGGTCGATCGCAGCCTCGTGCACCTGGGAGAGCGTGCCGCGGACGTTCGCAGCGCGGAATAG
- the egtD gene encoding L-histidine N(alpha)-methyltransferase gives MSTVVPLKRQPADAKGYRILNRAAAVDHDEKRRVVAGLLATPAELSPKYFYDELGCALYGAICQLPEYYPTRTEIAIFRDHRTEIADAVGQGGQFVDLGAGDCCKAEGWLPFLNPSRYVAVDIAGPEIERSLARMAPDFPDIEMVGVVTDFSRALDLEGALLPGPATFFYPGSSIGNFTPEGALGFLSGVRRYFDDGREGSGLLIGVDGKKEKARLDAAYDDALGVTAAFNRNALLHLNRKFGFDFDLNGFLHRGFYNEAEGRVEMHLEAVRDQDVRIDGHVRHFATGERIHTENSYKYEPAAFIALLKGAGFDNVRIWSSPDRGYTVYFAT, from the coding sequence ATGAGCACCGTCGTTCCCCTGAAGAGACAGCCGGCCGATGCGAAGGGTTATCGCATCCTGAATCGCGCGGCAGCCGTCGATCACGACGAGAAGCGCCGCGTGGTCGCGGGCTTGCTCGCCACGCCGGCCGAGCTCTCGCCCAAGTACTTCTACGACGAGCTGGGTTGCGCGCTCTATGGCGCCATCTGCCAGCTTCCCGAGTACTACCCCACGCGCACCGAGATCGCGATCTTCCGCGATCACCGCACCGAAATCGCGGATGCCGTGGGGCAGGGCGGACAGTTCGTCGACCTCGGAGCGGGCGACTGCTGCAAGGCCGAGGGCTGGCTTCCGTTCCTGAATCCCTCGCGCTACGTCGCGGTGGACATCGCCGGTCCCGAGATCGAGCGTTCGCTCGCGCGCATGGCGCCGGACTTCCCCGACATCGAAATGGTGGGAGTCGTCACCGACTTCTCGCGCGCGCTGGATCTCGAGGGCGCATTGCTGCCCGGCCCGGCCACGTTCTTCTATCCGGGCTCGAGCATCGGCAACTTCACGCCGGAAGGCGCGCTCGGGTTCCTGTCCGGCGTGCGCCGCTACTTCGACGACGGCCGCGAGGGCAGCGGCCTGCTGATCGGCGTGGACGGCAAGAAGGAGAAGGCACGCCTCGATGCGGCGTACGACGACGCGCTCGGCGTTACCGCGGCTTTCAACCGCAATGCGCTTCTTCACCTGAATCGCAAGTTCGGCTTCGATTTCGACCTGAACGGCTTCCTGCACCGCGGCTTCTACAACGAGGCCGAGGGGCGCGTGGAGATGCACCTGGAAGCGGTGCGCGATCAGGACGTGCGCATCGACGGCCACGTTCGCCATTTCGCCACCGGCGAACGGATCCACACCGAGAACTCGTACAAGTACGAGCCCGCCGCCTTCATCGCGCTGCTGAAGGGCGCAGGCTTCGACAACGTGCGGATCTGGAGCAGCCCCGACCGGGGCTACACGGTCTACTTCGCGACCTGA
- a CDS encoding class I SAM-dependent methyltransferase: MTQPDLGAALDHYRDLAPRYDRRTRFIDAIRLRAIASLGLKQGEVVLDAGCGTGWAIPHLARAVGSNGRVMAFDPSPEMLSIAATRSAAAPVDLLEASAESVVLPHPADAILFSYTHDLIRSPAALANLFRQVRPGARVAATSTKLYARWLFPANWYLRATHRGYITNFEGFEAPWAVLAEMLEDFRVDTGPFTQHYVATGRVRPAVQVAK, from the coding sequence GTGACGCAGCCGGACCTCGGCGCAGCCCTCGACCACTACCGCGATCTCGCACCGCGCTACGACCGGCGCACGCGATTCATCGATGCGATCCGCCTGCGGGCGATCGCGTCGCTGGGCCTGAAGCAAGGTGAGGTCGTCCTCGATGCGGGCTGCGGCACGGGCTGGGCCATCCCGCACCTGGCACGCGCGGTGGGATCCAACGGGCGCGTGATGGCTTTCGATCCATCTCCGGAAATGCTCTCGATCGCAGCCACGCGAAGCGCCGCGGCGCCGGTGGATCTCCTGGAGGCGAGCGCGGAATCCGTCGTCCTTCCGCATCCGGCCGACGCGATCCTCTTCAGCTACACGCACGACCTCATCCGCTCGCCGGCCGCGCTCGCCAATCTTTTCCGCCAGGTGCGCCCCGGTGCGCGCGTCGCAGCCACCAGCACCAAGCTCTATGCGCGCTGGCTCTTCCCGGCGAACTGGTACCTGCGGGCGACGCATCGCGGGTACATCACGAACTTCGAGGGATTCGAGGCGCCCTGGGCGGTGCTCGCGGAAATGCTCGAGGACTTCCGCGTGGACACGGGCCCCTTCACGCAGCACTACGTCGCCACGGGGCGTGTGCGCCCCGCCGTTCAGGTCGCGAAGTAG